The uncultured Bacteroides sp. genome includes the window TGACTCGCAGCAAGTTTTGCCTTATCAATATTACTGCCATCTGCCTTGTTTATTACAATCCCATCTGCCATTTCCATAATACCTCGCTTAATTCCTTGCAGTTCATCACCAGTTCCCGCAAGCTGAATAAGCAAGAAGAAATCGACCATAGAATGTACGGCAGTTTCACTTTGACCAACCCCCACAGTCTCAACAAATATTTTATCAAAACCTGCAGCTTCACAAAGAATTATCGTTTCACGAGTTTTACGTGCAACTCCACCGAGAGATCCTGCTGAAGGGCTAGGACGAATAAAAGAATTAGGGTGAACAGAAAGCTGTTCCATCCGAGTTTTATCTCCGAGGATACTTCCTTTACTTCGTTCGCTACTCGGGTCAATAGCTAAAACAGCTAACTTCCCTCCCTTTTGCAAAACATGTAAGCCGAATACATCAATCGAAGTACTCTTACCTGCACCAGGAACACCACTAATACCGATACGAGTTGAATTCCCTGAATAAGGAAGGCACTTCTCAATCACCTCTTGTGCGATAGACTGATGCTCAGGACTCACACTTTCCACCAATGTTACCGCCTGACTCAAAACAGGTACACTACCCTTTAAAATGCCATCTACAAAATCATTCACTGAAAGCTTACGCTTCTTCGTTTTTGTTTTATTCAAGTAAGGATTAACAGAAGCAGGTTGCTCTATCCCCGAGTTTACAACAAGACCTTTATATTCTTTATTATTTTCTAAATGTTCCATATAAATTCAATTTATTCTCCGAGCCATCGTCTTTACTTTGCTCGTAAGTTTATCTCCACCTTGGGCTTAGCAGGATCATTGGTAATCATTAATATACGCAGATGCCTTTTCTTTTTAAGCCCTTTCTTTTTAAGACTAACCTCTAGTTTAGTCTTTTCACCAGGCTGCAAAAGTGTCTTTTTCAATTTTACCCCTACAGCAGAATTAAACACTTGTAGTTTACCAATCCGTAAAGCAGATTTCCCCATATTAGTTATAACGATCGCATGTGAAGCTTTGTTCTTCTTCGCTAAACGAGCTCTGAAATCAATAAGAGTATCTGATAAATGAATAGATGGCGCGTTAGCTCTCTCTACCTCATTCATTTCAGAAAAATCAGGAAGTAAAACAACAGAAATAGGAAGTTCGTTTTCTTCGCTAACCTTATCACCTGCAAAACGCGATAAATAGACAGAAGCTTGAGTTAATCCAAAATCAACTAATAGCTTTGTATTTAAAGTCAATTTTATAACACCTTTCTTTCCGCGTAGCAAAACATTAGGTTTCTTTTCCATTTTTATATAAGGAGGTAGATGCATCAACACCGGTTCGTAAGGTCTATCAGATTGATTCACTATGCTCAAAGTTATTTCAGGAGAATCTCCACGTTTCACATCAGGAAAATCAATTGTATTCTGATTAATCCGTATTTTCCCAATAAGATAAGGGTGTGTTTCTTCATAGTTTTTAACCTCTTGAACCACTTCGCCTACAAAATTAAGATAGACCAAACTAGGTTGAGCATTGCTGTAAATAGCC containing:
- the meaB gene encoding methylmalonyl Co-A mutase-associated GTPase MeaB, with protein sequence MEHLENNKEYKGLVVNSGIEQPASVNPYLNKTKTKKRKLSVNDFVDGILKGSVPVLSQAVTLVESVSPEHQSIAQEVIEKCLPYSGNSTRIGISGVPGAGKSTSIDVFGLHVLQKGGKLAVLAIDPSSERSKGSILGDKTRMEQLSVHPNSFIRPSPSAGSLGGVARKTRETIILCEAAGFDKIFVETVGVGQSETAVHSMVDFFLLIQLAGTGDELQGIKRGIMEMADGIVINKADGSNIDKAKLAASQFRNALHLFPASDSGWIPKVLTYSGFYNLGVKEIWDMVDEYMSFVKDNGYFDYRRNEQSKYWMYETINEHLRDSFYNDEKIKAMLVEKEKKVLSADLTSFVAARDLLDAYFRELKQK
- a CDS encoding DUF1573 domain-containing protein; protein product: MKACFASIFFFFVFTLTVLGQPHISSNKETHNFGQVAWKQPVTAQYTITNTGNQPLVLTNITTSCGCTVADWTKTPIKPGAKGSVSATFDAEALGHFNKSLAIYSNAQPSLVYLNFVGEVVQEVKNYEETHPYLIGKIRINQNTIDFPDVKRGDSPEITLSIVNQSDRPYEPVLMHLPPYIKMEKKPNVLLRGKKGVIKLTLNTKLLVDFGLTQASVYLSRFAGDKVSEENELPISVVLLPDFSEMNEVERANAPSIHLSDTLIDFRARLAKKNKASHAIVITNMGKSALRIGKLQVFNSAVGVKLKKTLLQPGEKTKLEVSLKKKGLKKKRHLRILMITNDPAKPKVEINLRAK